In the genome of Drosophila yakuba strain Tai18E2 chromosome 3R, Prin_Dyak_Tai18E2_2.1, whole genome shotgun sequence, one region contains:
- the LOC6537570 gene encoding uncharacterized protein LOC6537570: MLLCRVVLALLLLVLLHYCQALDAGESNQSGAVPVSLVESMARSAGSQVVPADPFISRNQKQCFETRSLVSCIKYKASKLIWKLATNSMGFFPSEYGRDLAGDRGRWLRLVQLGEPADEVVVFNDAKSLEGDSELTTILKFLKRAVETFGRNHGLQLRLNSEGGARVMEESEARLKRKKKKWLIILPLIILMKIAHLKMTLVSMLMGVLGMNVLLVGGVGWLIHYLKYKTMCKIHPHLVQTHSHVYESDPSDYSQFVGSGSYSNSYSPYSSGSGAPHEIGGNSYSKDWATSKAYNAHNYLDTISKRIQ; encoded by the exons ATGCTGCTGTGTCGCGTTGTGCTGGCACTGCTGTTGCTAGTGCTGCTCCACTACTGCCAGGCGCTGGATGCAGGGGAGAGCAACCAGAGTGGAGCGGTGCCGGTATCCTTGGTTGAGAGCATGGCCAGATCGGCAGGATCGCAGGTCGTCCCAGCCGATCCCTTCATCTCGCGCAACCAGAAGCAGTGCTTCGAGACCCGCAGCCTGGTGTCCTGCATCAAGTACAAGGCCAGCAAACTGATCTGGAAACTGGCCACCAACAGCATGGGCTTCTTCCCCAGCGAGTACGGACGCGATCTGGCCGGGGACAGAGGCCGCTGGCTGAGATTAGTCCAGTTGGGCGAGCCAGCCGACGAGGTGGTCGTGTTCAACGACGCCAAGAGCTTGGAAG GTGACAGCGAACTGACGACGATTCTCAAGTTCCTGAAGAGGGCAGTGGAGACCTTTGGCAGAAACCATGGACTGCAACTGAGACTGAACAGCGAGGGCGGCGCGAGAGTCATGGAGGAATCAG AAGCGCGATTGAagcgcaagaagaagaagtggCTCATTATCCTGCCCCTCATTATTCTGATGAAGATCGCCCACCTGAAGATGACCTTGGTGAGCATGCTGATGGGCGTGCTGGGCATGAACGTGCTGCTGGTGGGCGGCGTGGGCTGGCTGATCCACTACCTTAAGTACAAGACCATGTGCAAGATCCATCCGCACCTGGTGCAGACGCACTCGCATGTCTACGAGTCGGATCCCTCGGACTACTCGCAGTTCGTGGGCAGCGGCAGCTACTCCAACTCCTACTCCCCGTACAGCTCCGGATCGGGGGCTCCTCACGAGATCGGCGGCAATAGCTACAGCAAGGACTGGGCCACGAGTAAGGCCTACAACGCGCACAACTATCTGGACACGATCAGCAAGCGGATACAGTGA
- the LOC6537571 gene encoding neuropeptide F receptor isoform X2, whose amino-acid sequence MIISMNQTEPPAQLAAGEHLSGYASSGNSVRYLDDRHPLDYLDLGTVHALNTTAINTSDLNETGSRPLDPVLIDRFLSNRAVDSPWYHMLISMYGVLILFGALGNTLVVIAVIRKPIMRTARNLFILNLAISDLLLCLVTMPLTLMEILSKYWPYGSCSILCKTIAMLQALCIFVSTISITAIAFDRYQVIVYPTRDSLQFVGAVTILAGIWALALLLASPLFIYKELINTDTPALLQQIGLQDTIPYCIEDWPSRNGRFYYSIFSLCVQYLVPILIVSVAYFGIYNKLKSRITVVAVQASSAQRKVERGRRMKRTNCLLISIAIIFGVSWLPLNFFNLYADMERSPVTQSMLVRYAICHMIGMSSACSNPLLYGWLNDNFRKEFQELLCRCSDTNVALNGHTTGCNVQAAARRRRKFGAELSKGELKLLGPGGAQSGTAGGGEGGLAATDFMTGAHEGGLRSAITESVALTDHNPAPSEVTKLMPR is encoded by the exons ATG ATAATCAGCATGAACCAGACGGAGCCCCCCGCCCAGCTGGCAGCTGGGGAGCATCTGAGTGGATACgccagcagcggcaacagcgTGCGCTATCTGGACGACCGGCATCCGTTGGACTACCTGGACCTGGGCACGGTGCACGCCCTCAACACCACGGCCATCAACACCTCCGATCTGAACGAGACTGGGAGCAGGCCGCTGGATCCGGTGCTCATCGACAGGTTCCTGAGCAACCGGGCGGTGGACAGCCCGTGGTATCACATGCTCATCAGCATGTACGGCGTGCTAATCCTGTTCGGAGCCCTAGGCAACACCCTGGTGGTCATAGCCGTCATCCGGAAGCCCATCATGCGCACTGCCCGCAATCTGTTCATCCTGAACCTGGCCATATCGG ACTTACTTTTATGCCTAGTCACCATGCCGCTGACCCTGATGGAGATCCTGTCCAAGTACTGGCCCTACGGCTCCTGCTCCATCCTGTGCAAAACCATTGCCATGCTGCAGGCACTTTGTATTTTCGTGTCGACAATATCCATAACGGCCATTGCCTTCGACAGATATCAG GTAATCGTGTACCCCACGCGGGACAGCCTGCAGTTCGTGGGCGCGGTGACGATCCTGGCCGGGATTTGGGCACTGGCACTGCTGCTGGCCTCGCCGCTGTTCATCTACAAGGAGCTGATCAACACGGACACGCCGGCGCTTCTGCAGCAGATCGGGCTGCAGGACACCATACCGTACTGCATCGAGGACTGGCCCAGTCGCAATGGGCGCTTCTACTACTCGATCTTCTCGCTGTGCGTGCAATACCTGGTGCCCATCCTGATCGTCTCGGTGGCCTACTTTGGGATCTACAACAAGCTGAAGAGCCGCATCACCGTGGTGGCCGTACAGGCGTCCTCCGCCCAGCGAAAGGTGGAACGAGGGCGGCGAATGAAGCGCACCAACTGCCTGCTGATCAGCATCGCCATCATCTTTGGGGTTTCTTGGCTGCCGCTGAACTTTTTTAACCTGTACGCGGACATGGAGCGCTCGCCGGTCACTCAGAGCATGCTCGTCCGCTACGCCATCTGTCACATGATCGGCATGAGCTCCGCCTGCTCCAACCCACTGCTCTACGGCTGGCTCAACGACAACTTCCGTAAAGAATTTCAAGAACTGCTCTGCCGTTGCTCAGACACTAATGTTGCTCTTAACGGTCACACGACAGGCTGCAACGTCCAGGCGGCGGCCCGAAGGCGTCGCAAGTTCGGCGCCGAACTCTCCAAGGGCGAGCTCAAGCTGCTGGGGCCGGGCGGCGCCCAGAGCGGTACCGCCGGCGGCGGGGAGGGCGGTCTGGCGGCCACCGACTTCATGACGGGCGCCCATGAGGGCGGACTGCGCAGCGCCATTACCGAGTCGGTGGCCCTAACGGATCACAACCCGGCGCCCTCGGAGGTCACCAAGCTGATGCCGCGGTAA
- the LOC6537571 gene encoding neuropeptide F receptor isoform X3 — protein sequence MIISMNQTEPPAQLAAGEHLSGYASSGNSVRYLDDRHPLDYLDLGTVHALNTTAINTSDLNETGSRPLDPVLIDRFLSNRAVDSPWYHMLISMYGVLILFGALGNTLVVIAVIRKPIMRTARNLFILNLAISDLLLCLVTMPLTLMEILSKYWPYGSCSILCKTIAMLQALCIFVSTISITAIAFDRYQVIVYPTRDSLQFVGAVTILAGIWALALLLASPLFIYKELINTDTPALLQQIGLQDTIPYCIEDWPSRNGRFYYSIFSLCVQYLVPILIVSVAYFGIYNKLKSRITVVAVQASSAQRKVERGRRMKRTNCLLISIAIIFGVSWLPLNFFNLYADMERSPVTQSMLVRYAICHMIGMSSACSNPLLYGWLNDNFRCNVQAAARRRRKFGAELSKGELKLLGPGGAQSGTAGGGEGGLAATDFMTGAHEGGLRSAITESVALTDHNPAPSEVTKLMPRLEQY from the exons ATG ATAATCAGCATGAACCAGACGGAGCCCCCCGCCCAGCTGGCAGCTGGGGAGCATCTGAGTGGATACgccagcagcggcaacagcgTGCGCTATCTGGACGACCGGCATCCGTTGGACTACCTGGACCTGGGCACGGTGCACGCCCTCAACACCACGGCCATCAACACCTCCGATCTGAACGAGACTGGGAGCAGGCCGCTGGATCCGGTGCTCATCGACAGGTTCCTGAGCAACCGGGCGGTGGACAGCCCGTGGTATCACATGCTCATCAGCATGTACGGCGTGCTAATCCTGTTCGGAGCCCTAGGCAACACCCTGGTGGTCATAGCCGTCATCCGGAAGCCCATCATGCGCACTGCCCGCAATCTGTTCATCCTGAACCTGGCCATATCGG ACTTACTTTTATGCCTAGTCACCATGCCGCTGACCCTGATGGAGATCCTGTCCAAGTACTGGCCCTACGGCTCCTGCTCCATCCTGTGCAAAACCATTGCCATGCTGCAGGCACTTTGTATTTTCGTGTCGACAATATCCATAACGGCCATTGCCTTCGACAGATATCAG GTAATCGTGTACCCCACGCGGGACAGCCTGCAGTTCGTGGGCGCGGTGACGATCCTGGCCGGGATTTGGGCACTGGCACTGCTGCTGGCCTCGCCGCTGTTCATCTACAAGGAGCTGATCAACACGGACACGCCGGCGCTTCTGCAGCAGATCGGGCTGCAGGACACCATACCGTACTGCATCGAGGACTGGCCCAGTCGCAATGGGCGCTTCTACTACTCGATCTTCTCGCTGTGCGTGCAATACCTGGTGCCCATCCTGATCGTCTCGGTGGCCTACTTTGGGATCTACAACAAGCTGAAGAGCCGCATCACCGTGGTGGCCGTACAGGCGTCCTCCGCCCAGCGAAAGGTGGAACGAGGGCGGCGAATGAAGCGCACCAACTGCCTGCTGATCAGCATCGCCATCATCTTTGGGGTTTCTTGGCTGCCGCTGAACTTTTTTAACCTGTACGCGGACATGGAGCGCTCGCCGGTCACTCAGAGCATGCTCGTCCGCTACGCCATCTGTCACATGATCGGCATGAGCTCCGCCTGCTCCAACCCACTGCTCTACGGCTGGCTCAACGACAACTTCC GCTGCAACGTCCAGGCGGCGGCCCGAAGGCGTCGCAAGTTCGGCGCCGAACTCTCCAAGGGCGAGCTCAAGCTGCTGGGGCCGGGCGGCGCCCAGAGCGGTACCGCCGGCGGCGGGGAGGGCGGTCTGGCGGCCACCGACTTCATGACGGGCGCCCATGAGGGCGGACTGCGCAGCGCCATTACCGAGTCGGTGGCCCTAACGGATCACAACCCGGCGCCCTCGGAGGTCACCAAGCTGATGCCGCG TTTGGAACAGTACTAA
- the LOC6537571 gene encoding neuropeptide F receptor isoform X1 has product MIISMNQTEPPAQLAAGEHLSGYASSGNSVRYLDDRHPLDYLDLGTVHALNTTAINTSDLNETGSRPLDPVLIDRFLSNRAVDSPWYHMLISMYGVLILFGALGNTLVVIAVIRKPIMRTARNLFILNLAISDLLLCLVTMPLTLMEILSKYWPYGSCSILCKTIAMLQALCIFVSTISITAIAFDRYQVIVYPTRDSLQFVGAVTILAGIWALALLLASPLFIYKELINTDTPALLQQIGLQDTIPYCIEDWPSRNGRFYYSIFSLCVQYLVPILIVSVAYFGIYNKLKSRITVVAVQASSAQRKVERGRRMKRTNCLLISIAIIFGVSWLPLNFFNLYADMERSPVTQSMLVRYAICHMIGMSSACSNPLLYGWLNDNFRKEFQELLCRCSDTNVALNGHTTGCNVQAAARRRRKFGAELSKGELKLLGPGGAQSGTAGGGEGGLAATDFMTGAHEGGLRSAITESVALTDHNPAPSEVTKLMPRLEQY; this is encoded by the exons ATG ATAATCAGCATGAACCAGACGGAGCCCCCCGCCCAGCTGGCAGCTGGGGAGCATCTGAGTGGATACgccagcagcggcaacagcgTGCGCTATCTGGACGACCGGCATCCGTTGGACTACCTGGACCTGGGCACGGTGCACGCCCTCAACACCACGGCCATCAACACCTCCGATCTGAACGAGACTGGGAGCAGGCCGCTGGATCCGGTGCTCATCGACAGGTTCCTGAGCAACCGGGCGGTGGACAGCCCGTGGTATCACATGCTCATCAGCATGTACGGCGTGCTAATCCTGTTCGGAGCCCTAGGCAACACCCTGGTGGTCATAGCCGTCATCCGGAAGCCCATCATGCGCACTGCCCGCAATCTGTTCATCCTGAACCTGGCCATATCGG ACTTACTTTTATGCCTAGTCACCATGCCGCTGACCCTGATGGAGATCCTGTCCAAGTACTGGCCCTACGGCTCCTGCTCCATCCTGTGCAAAACCATTGCCATGCTGCAGGCACTTTGTATTTTCGTGTCGACAATATCCATAACGGCCATTGCCTTCGACAGATATCAG GTAATCGTGTACCCCACGCGGGACAGCCTGCAGTTCGTGGGCGCGGTGACGATCCTGGCCGGGATTTGGGCACTGGCACTGCTGCTGGCCTCGCCGCTGTTCATCTACAAGGAGCTGATCAACACGGACACGCCGGCGCTTCTGCAGCAGATCGGGCTGCAGGACACCATACCGTACTGCATCGAGGACTGGCCCAGTCGCAATGGGCGCTTCTACTACTCGATCTTCTCGCTGTGCGTGCAATACCTGGTGCCCATCCTGATCGTCTCGGTGGCCTACTTTGGGATCTACAACAAGCTGAAGAGCCGCATCACCGTGGTGGCCGTACAGGCGTCCTCCGCCCAGCGAAAGGTGGAACGAGGGCGGCGAATGAAGCGCACCAACTGCCTGCTGATCAGCATCGCCATCATCTTTGGGGTTTCTTGGCTGCCGCTGAACTTTTTTAACCTGTACGCGGACATGGAGCGCTCGCCGGTCACTCAGAGCATGCTCGTCCGCTACGCCATCTGTCACATGATCGGCATGAGCTCCGCCTGCTCCAACCCACTGCTCTACGGCTGGCTCAACGACAACTTCCGTAAAGAATTTCAAGAACTGCTCTGCCGTTGCTCAGACACTAATGTTGCTCTTAACGGTCACACGACAGGCTGCAACGTCCAGGCGGCGGCCCGAAGGCGTCGCAAGTTCGGCGCCGAACTCTCCAAGGGCGAGCTCAAGCTGCTGGGGCCGGGCGGCGCCCAGAGCGGTACCGCCGGCGGCGGGGAGGGCGGTCTGGCGGCCACCGACTTCATGACGGGCGCCCATGAGGGCGGACTGCGCAGCGCCATTACCGAGTCGGTGGCCCTAACGGATCACAACCCGGCGCCCTCGGAGGTCACCAAGCTGATGCCGCG TTTGGAACAGTACTAA